Proteins from a single region of Deltaproteobacteria bacterium:
- a CDS encoding sulfotransferase domain-containing protein, which translates to MKYKDIFCTGHPRSGTHYITALISTNFLHDSDYLKIYGNHQLPQVANDPRVAYVHIWRDFEGVAKSIFVLRERFGLKIESYQVFLKTPYKNMWAEKEPDSVVTNVRTLTGSAKFPGAVDFFKGIDMTPRDFWEYYIGAWGTASEKTPNIINVKYDSILKDFDGTMAHIGKMLHCDVDRFQNIDRKVGWWK; encoded by the coding sequence ATGAAATATAAGGATATTTTTTGCACAGGGCATCCGCGATCCGGGACCCACTACATAACCGCCCTCATCAGCACGAATTTTTTGCATGATTCCGATTACCTGAAAATATATGGGAATCATCAATTGCCCCAAGTTGCAAATGATCCCCGTGTGGCATATGTTCATATATGGCGGGATTTCGAAGGGGTGGCCAAATCCATTTTCGTCCTGAGGGAGAGATTCGGTTTGAAGATCGAAAGTTACCAGGTCTTTCTTAAGACACCCTATAAGAATATGTGGGCGGAAAAAGAACCTGATAGCGTTGTCACAAATGTAAGGACTTTGACAGGCAGTGCAAAATTCCCTGGCGCCGTTGATTTTTTTAAAGGCATTGATATGACGCCTCGAGACTTCTGGGAGTATTATATCGGAGCATGGGGTACCGCCAGCGAGAAGACCCCCAATATCATTAACGTGAAGTATGACAGTATCTTAAAGGATTTTGACGGCACAATGGCCCATATCGGAAAGATGCTTCATTGTGATGTTGACCGGTTCCAGAACATAGACCGAAAAGTTGGCTGGTGGAAGTGA
- the mnmE gene encoding tRNA uridine-5-carboxymethylaminomethyl(34) synthesis GTPase MnmE, which translates to MPSDQDTIAAIATPMGQAGIGIIRISGPGCLPIVRKIFRPRNAVPDFKSHRLYLGHFCDPSSGDPIDEVLLTYMKAPRTYTREDVVEINSHSGYILLSKILDTLLAEGARLAGPGEFTLRAFLNGRIDLTQAEAVVDLIQSRSERGLFLASQQIRGALGEEIEALRQKAVHILARAEAAIDFPEAEADAVLREEGPEEIETGLMAPIESLISASEGRIWVEGVRTVIAGRVNAGKSSLLNRLLNEQRAIVTPIPGTTRDVIEGSLNIEGIPLLLMDTAGFRSVGDEVERLGITLTRRKLKEADLVLIVIDQSRPLGQDDLNIIHEARGKQALIVINKIDLPVRLHGGTDAEALSLFPSVRVSALTGEGLDHLRTSIKGAILGSGTDAISSHAGPNARHRHALAQALGYFKAAALRIREDVPMEIVALELKSGLDALGEITGETTTEEVLDSIFSQFCLGK; encoded by the coding sequence ATGCCTTCTGATCAGGATACCATCGCCGCCATCGCTACCCCGATGGGGCAAGCAGGGATCGGCATCATCCGCATCAGCGGCCCCGGTTGCCTCCCCATCGTCCGGAAGATCTTCAGGCCCAGAAACGCGGTGCCTGATTTCAAGAGTCATCGGCTCTATTTAGGACATTTTTGCGACCCCTCCTCTGGAGACCCTATCGATGAGGTCCTTCTGACCTATATGAAGGCCCCTCGCACCTACACCCGGGAAGATGTTGTTGAAATCAATTCCCACAGCGGCTACATACTCCTTTCCAAGATCCTCGATACCCTCCTGGCGGAAGGGGCGAGATTGGCCGGGCCCGGGGAATTTACGCTGAGGGCATTTCTGAACGGGAGGATCGATCTGACCCAGGCAGAGGCGGTCGTCGATCTGATCCAATCCAGATCGGAAAGAGGTCTTTTCCTGGCCTCGCAACAGATTCGGGGCGCCCTGGGAGAGGAAATCGAGGCATTGAGACAGAAGGCCGTCCATATCCTCGCACGGGCAGAGGCGGCCATCGATTTCCCTGAGGCGGAGGCCGATGCGGTATTGAGGGAAGAGGGCCCGGAAGAGATAGAGACCGGTCTCATGGCCCCTATCGAGTCGTTGATCAGCGCTTCTGAAGGGAGAATCTGGGTGGAAGGTGTCCGCACGGTCATTGCGGGAAGGGTCAATGCCGGCAAGTCAAGCCTTCTGAACCGTCTTCTGAACGAACAGCGGGCCATCGTGACCCCTATCCCGGGCACAACCCGGGATGTTATTGAAGGTTCCCTGAACATCGAAGGGATCCCGCTCCTTCTGATGGATACGGCCGGGTTCCGGAGCGTGGGCGATGAGGTGGAGCGGCTCGGCATCACCCTGACCCGACGCAAATTGAAGGAAGCCGATCTTGTGCTGATTGTCATAGATCAGAGCCGTCCCCTGGGGCAGGACGATCTGAATATTATTCACGAGGCGCGGGGGAAACAGGCCCTGATCGTGATCAACAAGATCGACCTGCCCGTAAGACTCCATGGGGGGACGGATGCCGAGGCACTCTCCCTTTTCCCCTCTGTCAGGGTTTCCGCCCTGACCGGAGAGGGGCTTGATCACCTCAGAACTTCGATAAAGGGCGCCATTCTTGGGAGCGGAACGGATGCCATATCTTCCCACGCCGGGCCCAACGCGAGGCACCGCCATGCCCTTGCCCAGGCCCTCGGGTATTTCAAGGCGGCCGCCCTCAGGATAAGGGAGGATGTCCCGATGGAAATTGTGGCGCTGGAACTCAAGAGCGGTCTGGACGCCCTGGGAGAGATTACCGGAGAGACCACCACAGAGGAGGTCCTGGACAGTATATTCAGCCAATTTTGCCTGGGAAAGTGA
- a CDS encoding ABC transporter ATP-binding protein: MIHLQDIRKVFNAGKPNEFVAIEGVTLTIASHGATALKGPSGSGKTTLLSMLGCMARPTSGRITLNEREITSLPERFLTEIRRETFGFMFQQFNLIKGITTLENVMIPAYPKGEKHAALKKRAMDLLGLLNLGDKALSKVEWLSGGEAQRVAIARALINDPPIIIADEPTAHLDTRLSMELIEIMRHFKKNGKTLLVASHDPLVYESDVIDRIVDMRDGKVVSSGDVP; this comes from the coding sequence ATGATTCACCTTCAGGATATTCGAAAGGTTTTCAATGCGGGCAAACCCAATGAATTTGTGGCCATCGAAGGGGTGACGCTCACCATCGCCTCCCACGGGGCCACCGCACTGAAGGGACCGAGCGGGTCCGGAAAAACCACCCTGTTGAGCATGCTGGGATGTATGGCCAGACCGACATCGGGCAGAATCACACTGAACGAGCGGGAAATCACCAGCCTTCCCGAGCGGTTTCTTACGGAAATCAGACGGGAAACATTCGGCTTCATGTTTCAGCAGTTCAATCTCATCAAGGGCATTACCACCCTGGAAAATGTGATGATCCCAGCCTACCCGAAGGGCGAGAAGCATGCCGCTCTGAAGAAGCGGGCCATGGATCTGCTCGGTCTGTTGAACCTTGGGGACAAGGCCCTATCAAAGGTGGAGTGGCTTTCAGGCGGGGAGGCGCAAAGGGTCGCCATTGCCAGGGCCCTGATCAACGATCCCCCCATCATCATTGCAGATGAGCCGACCGCGCACCTGGACACCCGACTCTCCATGGAACTCATTGAGATCATGAGGCACTTTAAGAAAAACGGAAAAACCCTTCTCGTCGCCAGCCATGACCCTCTCGTGTATGAGTCCGATGTCATAGATCGAATCGTCGATATGAGAGACGGGAAGGTTGTGTCCTCAGGGGATGTTCCATGA
- a CDS encoding CoA-binding protein, translating into MQNNNEHILAGFLQPDNVAVVGASNNPAGINYYLVANLVHLGFKGKIFPVNPKEKEIMGLRAYPSLAEIDESVDLAVIGVSHALVPGILRDCVLKGIRRVTVIAGGFSESGEQGKAAQEEMRQMVKDHGIRVIGPNALGPINVPASFCISFHPLSAMKRGGLSLIFQSGLYEPRFTWLLTDFNLHLNKLIDLGNKMDINEVDALSYLVHDPGTDVIGIHLEGIAGDGREFLRLIREARHHNKRIVVLKSGRTRAGAKAAASHTGAMVQGSDRVFDSAMKQCGALRAGTLEEFFYLSRALERFGPVSMKGNRVFLATFPGGEGVITTDLCESEGLRLAETEQATIEKLRKVFPPWDIPANPWDLGLTIQFHEPNRVYRIIVEAMMNDPNVDALAIQLHPMAFLFPNELLEVFGSAAALQKPIALWLAGMDPGRHEVLQSLEDQRVVIFPSPEKAIHALSALYRLRRED; encoded by the coding sequence GTGCAGAACAACAACGAACATATCCTTGCCGGATTCTTACAACCTGATAATGTTGCCGTGGTAGGCGCATCCAATAATCCCGCAGGCATCAACTACTACCTGGTGGCCAATCTGGTCCACCTCGGCTTTAAGGGTAAGATCTTTCCTGTGAACCCGAAGGAAAAGGAGATCATGGGCCTTCGGGCCTATCCGAGCCTGGCGGAGATCGATGAATCCGTGGATCTGGCGGTGATCGGGGTGTCCCATGCCCTGGTACCGGGAATACTGAGAGACTGCGTCCTGAAGGGGATCCGGCGGGTCACTGTCATTGCGGGCGGGTTTTCTGAGTCCGGGGAACAGGGAAAAGCCGCGCAAGAAGAGATGCGGCAGATGGTAAAGGATCACGGCATCCGGGTCATCGGCCCCAATGCCCTCGGCCCTATCAATGTGCCGGCCAGTTTCTGCATCAGCTTTCATCCGTTAAGCGCCATGAAGAGGGGCGGGCTTTCTCTCATTTTTCAGTCGGGTCTCTATGAACCCAGGTTCACCTGGCTACTGACGGATTTCAACCTCCATCTCAACAAGCTTATCGACTTGGGCAATAAGATGGACATCAACGAGGTGGATGCCCTGAGCTATCTGGTCCATGACCCGGGAACCGATGTGATCGGCATTCATCTTGAGGGCATCGCCGGCGACGGGCGGGAGTTCCTGCGGCTTATTCGGGAGGCGCGGCACCATAACAAACGGATAGTGGTCCTCAAATCAGGCCGGACCCGGGCCGGCGCAAAGGCCGCGGCGTCCCATACCGGGGCCATGGTCCAGGGGAGTGATCGGGTGTTTGACAGTGCCATGAAGCAGTGTGGGGCCTTGCGGGCCGGCACCCTGGAGGAGTTCTTCTACCTGTCCCGCGCCCTGGAACGTTTCGGTCCTGTGTCCATGAAGGGAAACCGCGTATTCCTTGCCACATTCCCGGGGGGTGAAGGGGTGATCACCACCGATCTGTGTGAGTCGGAAGGTCTCAGACTGGCCGAGACGGAGCAGGCAACTATTGAAAAATTGCGCAAGGTATTTCCCCCCTGGGATATCCCGGCCAACCCCTGGGACCTGGGCCTCACCATACAGTTTCACGAACCGAATCGGGTCTACCGGATCATCGTCGAGGCCATGATGAACGACCCCAATGTGGATGCCCTGGCGATTCAGCTCCACCCGATGGCATTTCTGTTCCCCAATGAACTCCTGGAGGTGTTCGGCAGCGCTGCGGCCCTGCAAAAACCGATCGCCCTGTGGCTTGCCGGCATGGACCCCGGAAGGCACGAGGTCCTGCAGTCGCTGGAAGATCAGCGTGTGGTCATCTTCCCTTCTCCGGAAAAGGCGATCCACGCCCTGTCGGCCCTTTACCGGTTAAGGAGGGAGGATTGA
- a CDS encoding FtsX-like permease family protein: protein MGYIDKQRNILDFTLSSLGRRKGKNLALVTVYTFVIFLLASVLFFTHSIKKEASLILQGAPEMTVQRLVAGRQDLIPNHYIDSIRRIRGVQSVAPRLWGYYYDALSGTNFTLMANPDLKDCVGQIIIGSGVSWRSGTGKGKKAIRKNDIIPFKTYDGSVLTLKVKGILSFSSQLVTTDLILVSETDFRKIFAISHDHATDLVLKVRNAKELATIAAKITQRHPDTRPILREEILRTYDAVFDWRGGMIILVLSGAIFAFIILAWDKATGLSGEEKREIGILKAIGWETSDILLMKFWEGATLSLAAFFMGTFLAYLHIFLSSAILFEPVLKGWSVIYPHFRLTPYLNAYQIATLFFLTVIPYTVATIIPSWRSATVDPDSVMRM from the coding sequence ATGGGATACATCGATAAACAAAGGAATATACTTGATTTCACCCTCTCTTCCCTGGGGAGAAGAAAGGGCAAAAATCTTGCCCTGGTGACGGTGTATACGTTTGTGATCTTCCTGTTGGCCTCGGTCCTCTTTTTTACGCACTCCATAAAGAAAGAGGCGTCCCTGATCCTTCAGGGCGCGCCTGAAATGACGGTCCAAAGACTGGTGGCGGGGAGGCAGGATCTGATTCCCAATCACTATATCGACTCCATCCGCCGGATTCGGGGGGTTCAATCCGTTGCGCCGCGGTTATGGGGATATTACTACGACGCCCTGAGCGGCACGAACTTTACCCTGATGGCCAACCCGGATCTAAAAGATTGCGTGGGACAGATCATCATCGGCAGCGGCGTGTCATGGCGGAGCGGGACCGGAAAGGGGAAAAAGGCCATCCGGAAAAACGACATTATCCCTTTCAAGACCTATGACGGATCCGTTCTCACCCTGAAGGTGAAGGGGATCCTCTCTTTTTCATCCCAACTGGTTACCACTGATCTGATATTGGTATCGGAGACGGATTTCAGAAAAATTTTTGCCATTTCCCATGATCATGCCACGGATCTGGTGCTCAAGGTCAGAAACGCCAAAGAACTTGCCACCATTGCCGCCAAGATCACGCAACGCCATCCGGATACCCGTCCCATACTGCGGGAAGAGATCCTGCGAACCTATGACGCGGTTTTCGACTGGCGCGGCGGAATGATCATCTTGGTTCTGTCAGGCGCTATTTTTGCCTTCATCATCCTGGCGTGGGACAAGGCAACGGGATTGAGCGGGGAGGAAAAACGGGAGATCGGTATCCTCAAGGCGATCGGATGGGAAACCTCGGATATCCTCCTGATGAAATTCTGGGAAGGCGCTACACTGTCCCTTGCGGCGTTTTTCATGGGAACGTTTCTAGCCTACCTCCACATTTTTCTATCATCTGCCATACTGTTCGAGCCCGTATTAAAGGGGTGGTCGGTCATCTATCCCCATTTCAGGCTGACGCCGTATCTCAATGCCTATCAGATAGCGACCCTGTTTTTTTTAACCGTCATTCCCTATACCGTGGCAACCATCATCCCTTCCTGGCGGTCGGCAACGGTTGACCCGGATTCCGTCATGAGGATGTGA
- a CDS encoding ubiquinone/menaquinone biosynthesis methyltransferase has product MGEKYSLSNCIRDTDRIDMVKEIFSTITGKYDFLNHSLSLRRDVFWRRFAIRRIRLFKTRRFLDVATGTCDLLIEAAIHRPEMQGTGLDFSEAMLDQGRRKVKHRRLSRNIDLIQGDALHLPFPQDTFDAVGMAFGIRNIPDKLNALKELRRVVVPGGEILILELTLPHSGYFRRGYDLYLKRLLPLVAGAFSPNPEAYQYLGDSIMNFPLVADFAGIMQDAGWVEVRAYALTLGICRLFVGRKPERSR; this is encoded by the coding sequence ATGGGTGAAAAATATTCGTTAAGTAATTGTATCCGGGACACGGACCGGATCGACATGGTCAAGGAGATATTTTCCACGATCACCGGGAAGTATGATTTCCTGAACCATTCTCTGAGCCTGAGACGGGATGTTTTCTGGCGCCGTTTTGCCATCAGACGGATAAGACTTTTTAAGACCCGCAGGTTTCTGGATGTGGCCACCGGCACCTGCGATCTGCTCATCGAGGCGGCCATCCACCGCCCTGAAATGCAAGGGACAGGGCTTGATTTTTCAGAGGCGATGCTGGATCAGGGGAGGAGAAAAGTCAAGCATCGGAGGCTTTCCCGAAATATTGATCTGATACAGGGGGATGCCCTCCACCTCCCGTTTCCCCAGGATACCTTTGATGCCGTTGGAATGGCATTCGGCATACGCAATATCCCTGACAAACTAAACGCGTTGAAGGAGTTGAGGCGGGTGGTCGTCCCGGGGGGAGAGATCCTGATCCTGGAACTGACGCTCCCTCACAGCGGGTATTTTCGCCGGGGTTATGATCTCTATTTGAAGAGGCTTCTGCCCCTAGTCGCCGGGGCCTTTTCTCCAAACCCCGAGGCATATCAGTACCTCGGCGATTCCATCATGAATTTTCCATTGGTCGCGGACTTTGCCGGAATCATGCAGGATGCCGGGTGGGTGGAGGTCCGGGCCTATGCCTTGACCCTGGGGATATGCCGTCTCTTTGTGGGCCGCAAACCTGAAAGGAGCCGCTGA
- a CDS encoding nitrous oxide reductase accessory protein NosL, with the protein MCLTFLLAPAGEATPVKALKTDKCPVCGMFVAKYPDFLAQIIFKDGAYALFDGVKDLFKYYFDIKKYDASRDLADIAFIYVTDYYEMAPIDGRKAWYVLGSDVYGPMGRELIPFEKEADAKEFMKDHAGKTLIRFNDVTPDLIKGLD; encoded by the coding sequence ATGTGTCTGACATTCCTCTTGGCGCCGGCCGGGGAAGCAACGCCGGTTAAGGCCTTAAAAACGGATAAATGCCCGGTCTGCGGGATGTTCGTGGCGAAGTACCCCGATTTTCTGGCCCAGATCATCTTCAAGGACGGCGCCTATGCACTTTTTGACGGCGTCAAGGATCTGTTTAAATATTACTTTGACATCAAAAAATATGATGCGTCACGGGATCTGGCCGACATTGCCTTCATCTATGTCACGGATTATTATGAAATGGCCCCCATCGACGGTCGTAAGGCCTGGTATGTTCTTGGAAGCGATGTCTATGGACCTATGGGGAGGGAACTCATACCGTTTGAAAAGGAAGCGGACGCAAAGGAATTCATGAAGGATCACGCAGGAAAAACGCTGATTCGCTTCAATGACGTGACACCTGATTTGATCAAAGGTCTGGATTGA
- a CDS encoding Jag N-terminal domain-containing protein — protein sequence MESFEFEGKTDEDAILTACSQLNLTREELDIEVIEPGSAGIFGLVGGRKAKIRVVVIRETPAPTVEDTDHPVAEDVSAAPVKIKPKGMEEDFAVVGEKAIAVAREALENILALIPMEETVVTAVQRDGTINLNIEGDKSGLLIGRKGRTLDALQFIVNKIVNKSLEKRARVVVDSENYRERRKDFLVQMALKMGDKAKRIRKPVATNLLNPHDRRIVHLALRDEEELSTKGRGEGILKKVVIIPKKYSTSKSAKEDG from the coding sequence ATGGAATCTTTTGAATTTGAAGGAAAAACAGATGAGGACGCCATATTGACAGCGTGCTCGCAACTCAACCTGACAAGAGAGGAACTGGACATCGAAGTCATTGAACCGGGCTCTGCGGGGATTTTCGGGCTCGTCGGCGGGAGAAAGGCCAAGATCAGGGTCGTGGTCATCCGGGAGACACCCGCACCAACTGTTGAAGACACCGATCACCCGGTAGCGGAGGATGTGTCGGCTGCCCCGGTGAAGATCAAACCCAAGGGCATGGAAGAAGATTTTGCGGTGGTGGGAGAAAAGGCAATAGCGGTTGCCAGGGAGGCTCTGGAAAACATCCTGGCCCTGATTCCGATGGAAGAAACCGTGGTTACCGCCGTACAGCGGGACGGCACCATCAATCTCAATATTGAGGGGGATAAATCAGGACTCTTGATAGGGAGAAAAGGGAGGACCCTGGACGCCCTTCAGTTTATTGTGAATAAGATTGTCAATAAGTCGCTGGAAAAGAGGGCCCGTGTCGTTGTCGATTCAGAGAATTATCGTGAAAGGCGGAAGGATTTTCTGGTTCAAATGGCCCTGAAGATGGGAGACAAGGCCAAAAGGATCCGTAAACCGGTGGCCACCAATCTTCTCAATCCCCACGACCGCAGGATTGTGCATCTTGCCCTCAGAGACGAAGAAGAACTGAGCACCAAGGGGAGAGGAGAGGGTATCCTGAAAAAGGTGGTCATTATCCCTAAAAAATACAGCACGTCAAAATCGGCCAAAGAGGACGGTTAG
- the thiC gene encoding phosphomethylpyrimidine synthase ThiC — protein MTQMKQARSGIITQEMKIVAEKEQADPVWLRDQVAGGRVVIPANRRHSGLVPCGIGEGLFVKVNANIGTSSDKSILEEEMAKLRVSMEAGADTVMDLSTGSQLNATRKKILAESTLPIGTVPIYQAVVETVEERGGLTHLTVDKLFDVIEQQAREGIDFITVHCGLTRAALEMLKKQGRTTDIVSRGGSFLTTWMLHHDRENPLYEHYDRLLDIALKYDVTLSLGDGLRPGCLADATDRAQIHELMTLGHLTQLAWERDVQVMIEGPGHVPLDQIELNIKLQKSLCHHAPFYVLGPLVTDIAAGYDHVACAIGGALAGMAGADFLCYVTPAEHLCLPNVEDVREGVVVTKIAAHAADIAKGNRIAIERDRSMAVARKNLDWKTQMELAIDPVKARRYREQNPPSEDDVCTMCGKYCAIKQVKEYFGN, from the coding sequence ATGACCCAGATGAAACAAGCAAGATCGGGCATTATCACGCAGGAGATGAAGATCGTCGCTGAAAAGGAGCAGGCGGACCCTGTCTGGCTCAGAGACCAGGTCGCCGGGGGGAGGGTGGTTATTCCTGCCAATAGAAGGCATTCTGGACTCGTCCCGTGCGGCATCGGTGAAGGGCTCTTTGTAAAGGTGAATGCCAATATCGGGACCTCTTCGGACAAATCTATCCTGGAAGAAGAGATGGCCAAGCTGAGGGTGTCCATGGAAGCAGGGGCCGACACGGTAATGGACCTGTCGACCGGCAGTCAGCTGAACGCGACGAGAAAAAAAATCTTAGCGGAGTCAACCCTTCCCATCGGAACCGTCCCCATTTATCAGGCTGTGGTTGAAACCGTAGAAGAGAGGGGTGGGCTGACCCATCTGACGGTTGACAAGCTGTTCGATGTTATTGAGCAACAGGCCCGGGAGGGCATTGATTTCATTACCGTGCACTGCGGGCTTACGAGAGCGGCATTGGAGATGCTGAAAAAACAGGGGAGAACCACGGATATTGTGAGCCGCGGCGGTTCATTCCTGACCACCTGGATGCTCCACCATGACAGGGAGAACCCGCTCTACGAGCACTATGACAGGCTCCTGGACATCGCCCTGAAATACGATGTGACATTGAGTCTGGGAGACGGATTGCGGCCCGGATGTCTGGCCGATGCAACCGACCGGGCCCAGATTCACGAGTTGATGACCCTTGGCCACCTCACCCAATTGGCCTGGGAACGGGACGTCCAGGTAATGATTGAAGGCCCGGGCCATGTTCCCCTGGATCAAATCGAACTCAACATAAAACTTCAGAAAAGCCTGTGCCACCACGCCCCTTTTTACGTTTTAGGCCCCCTGGTGACGGATATCGCTGCGGGATACGATCATGTGGCCTGCGCCATTGGGGGGGCCCTCGCCGGCATGGCGGGTGCGGATTTCCTCTGCTATGTCACCCCTGCAGAGCATCTTTGTCTCCCGAACGTGGAGGATGTCAGGGAGGGGGTCGTCGTCACCAAGATCGCAGCCCATGCCGCGGATATTGCAAAAGGGAACCGGATCGCCATCGAGCGGGACAGAAGCATGGCCGTTGCCAGAAAGAACCTCGACTGGAAGACCCAGATGGAGCTGGCCATCGACCCCGTAAAGGCGCGGCGATACCGGGAGCAGAATCCTCCCTCAGAAGACGATGTCTGCACCATGTGCGGAAAATACTGCGCCATCAAACAGGTCAAGGAGTACTTTGGGAATTGA
- a CDS encoding enoyl-CoA hydratase/isomerase family protein: MDYETIEYEVVEVGIGILSLNRPRRYNAVNSQMAEELADFWRNRRYDLDTHVIVLRGNGTRNFCAGLDMKAAMKTLPDMDTDQFYRFQARLARITLAMRHAPQPIVCAIHGAAVGLGFSFALASDIRVISTDARFCAAFINIGLGGADMACSYFLPRLIGAGRAYEFMLTGEFMSSEEAVSLGLVSRLVARDRLMDTALDVARTLNSKNPMGLRLTKEAINMNMDANGLEQALHMEDRNQTLLALRARLGKGEKTSRYF; this comes from the coding sequence ATGGATTATGAAACCATCGAATATGAGGTAGTGGAAGTGGGCATCGGCATATTGTCTCTGAACCGTCCCCGCAGGTATAACGCCGTCAACTCACAAATGGCGGAAGAACTGGCGGACTTCTGGCGCAACCGGCGGTATGACCTCGACACCCACGTTATTGTCTTGAGAGGGAATGGGACCAGGAATTTCTGCGCCGGGCTCGACATGAAGGCAGCCATGAAGACATTGCCTGATATGGATACGGATCAGTTCTACAGGTTTCAGGCGCGTCTGGCGCGGATCACCCTGGCCATGCGCCACGCTCCCCAACCTATTGTCTGTGCAATCCACGGCGCGGCCGTCGGCCTGGGCTTCAGTTTCGCCCTCGCATCGGATATACGGGTGATCAGCACGGACGCCCGGTTTTGCGCCGCCTTTATCAATATCGGGCTCGGCGGGGCTGATATGGCCTGCAGCTATTTCCTGCCGCGTCTCATCGGGGCCGGAAGGGCATATGAGTTCATGTTGACCGGTGAGTTCATGTCATCGGAGGAGGCGGTCTCTTTGGGTCTTGTGAGCCGGCTGGTGGCGCGCGACCGTCTCATGGATACGGCGCTCGATGTGGCCCGCACCCTGAACAGCAAAAATCCTATGGGTCTCCGGTTGACCAAGGAGGCGATCAATATGAATATGGATGCCAACGGCCTGGAACAGGCGCTCCATATGGAGGATCGGAATCAGACCCTCCTGGCCCTTCGGGCGAGACTCGGGAAAGGGGAAAAAACAAGCCGGTATTTTTGA
- a CDS encoding lysoplasmalogenase encodes MTSDIIIIAAAAILLPILLYYEYKENHRGLLPAKTALSALFVITALIQAHPMPAYYHFLLIGLLFCLAGDVFLALPRDGMFRLGLISFLIGHIAYVFAFFTTIHINVWTWWGTLVTLMASGWIYLRLKPFLGSMNAPVLAYIVIITIMVSGAWSVWGDPRLAWNGRMMIFAGACCFYISDIFVARDRFVKKEAFNRFIGLPLYYGGQFLLAFSVGQL; translated from the coding sequence ATGACGTCCGATATCATCATTATTGCTGCCGCCGCCATCCTCCTCCCCATTCTCCTCTATTATGAATACAAAGAAAACCATAGAGGCCTCCTCCCCGCGAAGACCGCCCTTTCCGCCCTGTTTGTCATCACCGCCCTGATCCAGGCCCATCCGATGCCTGCCTATTACCATTTCCTCCTGATCGGCCTGTTGTTCTGCCTGGCCGGGGATGTATTTCTCGCCCTGCCCCGGGACGGAATGTTCCGTCTCGGATTAATTTCATTCCTCATCGGGCATATTGCTTATGTTTTCGCCTTTTTCACCACAATCCATATAAACGTCTGGACCTGGTGGGGAACCCTCGTCACGCTTATGGCCAGCGGATGGATATACCTCCGGCTCAAGCCTTTTCTTGGAAGCATGAATGCACCGGTCCTGGCCTATATCGTCATCATCACCATCATGGTTTCGGGCGCCTGGTCCGTGTGGGGGGACCCCCGTCTTGCCTGGAACGGCCGGATGATGATTTTTGCAGGGGCGTGCTGTTTCTATATATCGGACATATTTGTGGCACGGGACCGGTTCGTGAAAAAGGAGGCGTTTAATCGATTTATCGGGCTTCCCCTCTACTACGGAGGGCAGTTTCTCCTGGCCTTCTCCGTGGGGCAACTTTAG